In one Chitinophaga sancti genomic region, the following are encoded:
- a CDS encoding YdeI/OmpD-associated family protein, with the protein MAPINTPDEFFAHLSQWKDELLTLRTILLKTGLEETFKWGKPTYTSNGKNIVGISDFKSYCGLWFFQGALLEDKAKVLINAQEGTKAMRSMRFASIKEIDEKLIKAYVAEAVANEASGIKITADKNKPLIIPEELQNLLDTYPTLKEKFAAFNKTNQRDFAEYIATAKQEKTRQTRLEKVHTYIEQGIGLHDKYK; encoded by the coding sequence ATGGCTCCCATTAACACCCCAGATGAATTCTTCGCTCACCTTTCCCAATGGAAAGATGAACTCCTTACACTCCGCACAATCCTCCTCAAAACCGGCCTGGAAGAGACTTTCAAATGGGGCAAACCCACTTACACCTCCAATGGTAAGAACATCGTAGGCATCAGTGATTTCAAATCCTACTGCGGCCTCTGGTTTTTCCAGGGTGCACTGCTGGAAGATAAGGCCAAAGTGCTGATCAACGCACAGGAAGGTACCAAGGCCATGCGCTCCATGCGCTTTGCATCTATAAAAGAGATCGATGAAAAACTCATCAAAGCCTACGTGGCAGAAGCGGTCGCAAACGAAGCCAGCGGAATTAAAATTACTGCCGATAAAAACAAACCACTTATCATTCCGGAAGAATTGCAAAACTTATTAGATACCTACCCCACTCTCAAAGAGAAATTCGCCGCATTCAATAAAACTAATCAAAGAGATTTCGCAGAATACATCGCCACCGCAAAACAGGAAAAGACCAGGCAAACCAGGTTAGAAAAAGTTCATACCTACATAGAGCAGGGCATTGGCTTGCATGATAAATACAAATAA